The Cherax quadricarinatus isolate ZL_2023a chromosome 53, ASM3850222v1, whole genome shotgun sequence genome includes a region encoding these proteins:
- the LOC128692375 gene encoding uncharacterized protein isoform X2 has translation MLYIRKKEGPESCVRNISVEQLNISVRYEIHLDQQCSLGTSHLWTFHVVSCDTDEKLLEVYSTTELVDLMCPINDGCKRLQLGNVLSPPFNTSGTKPKVKIYFYTFNHKSLEMRITSEPWVKTWTLTVIRCQPKATWPSDECPSYNVDNVGNSTHLGHQGHFDLNCCYFFRLQPVSSIPQCTLQVSDMHFPSECYTPSPTPSTTPLPPPEGFSWIYWAVVVAVGLAAIQGVLLAAWYLRYKATPSSTKPCHQWEEKKQSMEHHLQLVVQQLPVMLVYAHDVSDLQLTLLTTWLTDHLRCQVHNLYNTNETVERTVDPYQWLLTMLSSSSVSVRVVLVMSPALNTIQKAVVEGRGDQVVDGVPPGDRFHTSLLTATLKRLQQQDLVRNYRRVFIVSLDETEMVAMQFENPQMVNPQLKNPQMVNPQEGYAESQMESELDGNMDLLVEHMRYCFPRHQQQLAAALLQH, from the exons ATGTtatatataagaaagaaggaag GACCAGAGTCTTGCGTGAGAAATATCAGTGTGGAACAGTTAAATATTAGCGTCAGGTATGAGATTCATCTGGATCAGCAGTGCTCTCTAG GCACCTCACACTTATGGACCTTTCACGTCGTCAGCTGCGACACTGATGAGAAACTCTTAGAGGTGTATAGCACCACGGAG CTGGTGGATTTGATGTGTCCCATTAATGATGGTTGTAAGAGACTCCAGCTGGGTAATGTCCTCTCACCACCTTTCAACACCTCTGGAACAAAACCCAAAGTCAAGATTTACTTCTATACGTTCAA CCACAAATCTTTGGAGATGAGAATCACGTCGGAGCCATGGGTGAAGACTTGGACCTTGACAGTCATCCGCTGTCAGCCTAAAGCCACTTGGCCATCAGACGAATGTCCTAGTTACAATGTGGATAACGTTGGTAATTCCACGCACTTGGGCCACCAAGGGCACTTCGACCTCAACTGCTGCTACTTCTTTCGG CTACAACCTGTGAGCAGCATACCACAGTGTACATTGCAAGTAAGTGACATGCACTTCCCCAGCGAGTGTTACacgccatcaccaacaccatcaacaacaccactgcCGCCACCTGAAGG GTTTTCTTGGATATACTGGGCGGTCGTGGTTGCAGTGGGCCTGGCAGCAATACAGGGCGTGTTGTTAGCAGCTTGGTACCTCAGGTACAAGGCAACACCATCTAGTACCA AACCTTGTCATCAGTGGGAAGAAAAGAAACAGTCGATGGAGCACCActtgcagctggtggtgcagcaactACCTGTAATGTTGGTGTATGCCCATGATGTCTCCGACCTCCAACTGACACTTCTTACCACCTGGCTCACTGACCACCTGAGATGTCAG GTTCACAACTTGTATAATACCAACGAGACGGTGGAGCGAACAGTGGACCCGTATCAGTGGCTGCTGACGATGCTGTCCAGCAGCAGCGTCTCCGTcagggtggtactggtgatgtctCCTGCCCTCAACACTATCCAGAAGGCTGTGGTTGAGGGCCGTGGAGACCAAG TGGTGGACGGAGTTCCTCCAGGCGATAGATTCCACACCAGTTTATTGACAGCGACTCTGAAGCGACTACAGCAGCAAGACCTTGTCAGGAACTACCGTCGTGTGTTCATCGTCAG CTTGGACGAGACGGAGATGGTTGCCATGCAGTTCGAGAATCCACAGATGGTGAATCCACAGTTGAAGAATCCACAGATGGTGAATCCACAGGAAGGTTATGCAGAGTCACAGATGGAGAGTGAACTAGATGGCAACATGGACCTGTTGGTGGAACACATGCGTTACTGTTTTCcccggcaccagcagcagctggcagctgCTCTCTTGCAACACTAG
- the LOC128692375 gene encoding uncharacterized protein isoform X1, with translation MWSHYNYCVISTLLVAVRLVLATHIFPEGPESCVRNISVEQLNISVRYEIHLDQQCSLGTSHLWTFHVVSCDTDEKLLEVYSTTELVDLMCPINDGCKRLQLGNVLSPPFNTSGTKPKVKIYFYTFNHKSLEMRITSEPWVKTWTLTVIRCQPKATWPSDECPSYNVDNVGNSTHLGHQGHFDLNCCYFFRLQPVSSIPQCTLQVSDMHFPSECYTPSPTPSTTPLPPPEGFSWIYWAVVVAVGLAAIQGVLLAAWYLRYKATPSSTKPCHQWEEKKQSMEHHLQLVVQQLPVMLVYAHDVSDLQLTLLTTWLTDHLRCQVHNLYNTNETVERTVDPYQWLLTMLSSSSVSVRVVLVMSPALNTIQKAVVEGRGDQVVDGVPPGDRFHTSLLTATLKRLQQQDLVRNYRRVFIVSLDETEMVAMQFENPQMVNPQLKNPQMVNPQEGYAESQMESELDGNMDLLVEHMRYCFPRHQQQLAAALLQH, from the exons ATGTGGTCCCACTACAACTATTGTGTCATCAGTACTCTACTCGTTGCTGTTCGCCTCGTCCTGGCCACCCACATCTTTCCTGAAG GACCAGAGTCTTGCGTGAGAAATATCAGTGTGGAACAGTTAAATATTAGCGTCAGGTATGAGATTCATCTGGATCAGCAGTGCTCTCTAG GCACCTCACACTTATGGACCTTTCACGTCGTCAGCTGCGACACTGATGAGAAACTCTTAGAGGTGTATAGCACCACGGAG CTGGTGGATTTGATGTGTCCCATTAATGATGGTTGTAAGAGACTCCAGCTGGGTAATGTCCTCTCACCACCTTTCAACACCTCTGGAACAAAACCCAAAGTCAAGATTTACTTCTATACGTTCAA CCACAAATCTTTGGAGATGAGAATCACGTCGGAGCCATGGGTGAAGACTTGGACCTTGACAGTCATCCGCTGTCAGCCTAAAGCCACTTGGCCATCAGACGAATGTCCTAGTTACAATGTGGATAACGTTGGTAATTCCACGCACTTGGGCCACCAAGGGCACTTCGACCTCAACTGCTGCTACTTCTTTCGG CTACAACCTGTGAGCAGCATACCACAGTGTACATTGCAAGTAAGTGACATGCACTTCCCCAGCGAGTGTTACacgccatcaccaacaccatcaacaacaccactgcCGCCACCTGAAGG GTTTTCTTGGATATACTGGGCGGTCGTGGTTGCAGTGGGCCTGGCAGCAATACAGGGCGTGTTGTTAGCAGCTTGGTACCTCAGGTACAAGGCAACACCATCTAGTACCA AACCTTGTCATCAGTGGGAAGAAAAGAAACAGTCGATGGAGCACCActtgcagctggtggtgcagcaactACCTGTAATGTTGGTGTATGCCCATGATGTCTCCGACCTCCAACTGACACTTCTTACCACCTGGCTCACTGACCACCTGAGATGTCAG GTTCACAACTTGTATAATACCAACGAGACGGTGGAGCGAACAGTGGACCCGTATCAGTGGCTGCTGACGATGCTGTCCAGCAGCAGCGTCTCCGTcagggtggtactggtgatgtctCCTGCCCTCAACACTATCCAGAAGGCTGTGGTTGAGGGCCGTGGAGACCAAG TGGTGGACGGAGTTCCTCCAGGCGATAGATTCCACACCAGTTTATTGACAGCGACTCTGAAGCGACTACAGCAGCAAGACCTTGTCAGGAACTACCGTCGTGTGTTCATCGTCAG CTTGGACGAGACGGAGATGGTTGCCATGCAGTTCGAGAATCCACAGATGGTGAATCCACAGTTGAAGAATCCACAGATGGTGAATCCACAGGAAGGTTATGCAGAGTCACAGATGGAGAGTGAACTAGATGGCAACATGGACCTGTTGGTGGAACACATGCGTTACTGTTTTCcccggcaccagcagcagctggcagctgCTCTCTTGCAACACTAG
- the LOC128692222 gene encoding protein Star-like, whose translation MGKSRARVINGIRNTICIVMSTITVVTIITLKMSAEPPTTIVSESEFTSRLRGPLAGTDSQVVKILRDSFLNPPSTLPYNLSGYFNYQEGSSGSSWMFIHQFVEKLFTGQREGFFIEAGALDGEYLSNTLWLEQQLGWTGLLVEPDLHNYQVLTLKHRKAWTSNTCFSSQPFPKEIILVSLRRKSLNQLHPWDFRGSSYELTYNLGTTITGNAQESYSLVQCFPLVTYLLALNVTKVDFLSLDIQGSEKQVLETFPWNTVRVRLMVVENVTKKTDHDFIAIMKKRGYNLVALAGDHDYVFIGESEFKYYHFQFIHPKEAVKQ comes from the coding sequence ATGTCAGCGGAGCCACCTACAACCATAGTGAGTGAATCAGAGTTCACATCCCGGCTACGTGGCCCCTTGGCAGGAACGGACTCTCAAGTAGTGAAGATATTGAGGGACTCCTTCCTCAACCCTCCTTCAACTCTGCCCTACAATTTATCCGGTTACTTTAACTACCAAGAAGGGAGCAGTGGCTCGAGTTGGATGTTCATCCACCAGTTTGTAGAGAAATTATTCACGGGACAGCGGGAAGGATTCTTTATCGAGGCAGGAGCTCTGGACGGAGAGTACCTCTCCAATACTCTGTGGTTGGAGCAGCAGCTGGGCTGGACAGGTCTGCTGGTCGAGCCAGATCTACATAACTACCAAGTCCTCACCCTCAAGCACCGCAAAGCCTGGACCTCAAACACCTGCTTTTCATCTCAACCCTTCCCTAAGGAGATCATCTTGGTATCCCTTCGGCGCAAGTCTTTGAATCAACTTCACCCTTGGGACTTCCGTGGGAGCAGCTACGAACTCACCTACAACTTGGGTACAACAATTACGGGGAATGCACAGGAATCTTACTCTCTAGTTCAGTGCTTTCCTCTCGTCACATATTTACTAGCCCTCAATGTAACGAAAGTTGATTTCCTGTCTCTGGACATCCAGGGAAGTGAGAAGCAAGTGCTGGAAACCTTCCCCTGGAACACAGTGAGGGTCAGGCTGATGGTGGTTGAAAACGTCACCAAGAAAACTGACCACGATTTCATTGCAATTATGAAAAAGCGAGGCTATAATTTGGTTGCTCTAGCTGGTGATCATGACTATGTTTTCATTGGTGAAAGTGAGTTCAAGTATTATCATTTTCAATTTATACATCCCAAGGAAGCAGTGAAGCAATAA